One window of the Pseudomonas knackmussii B13 genome contains the following:
- a CDS encoding LysR family transcriptional regulator, with product MPRENFNDLQAFVSVAREGSFTRAAAQLGVSQSALSHTIRALESRLGVRLLSRTTRSVSPTEAGERLLLTLAPRFEEIEAELAALSDFRDKPVGTLRITAAEHAATTVLWPKLVQVLPQYPDIKVEVNIDYGLTDIAAQRFDAGVRLGDQVAKDMIAVRIAPDLRMAVVASPEYLKAHGRPETVQALAEHACINLRLPTYGGLMAWEFERDGHEVKARVDGQLVFNSSPHILRAALAGFGLAYLPEDMVLEAEAAGQLERVLDDWCPTFPGYHLYYPSRRQSSRALAVLVEALRYRP from the coding sequence ATGCCCCGCGAGAACTTCAATGACCTGCAGGCTTTCGTCAGCGTGGCCCGCGAGGGCAGCTTCACCCGCGCTGCGGCGCAGCTGGGCGTCTCGCAGTCGGCGCTGAGCCACACCATCCGCGCCCTGGAAAGCCGCCTGGGGGTGCGCCTGCTCAGCCGCACCACGCGCAGCGTGTCGCCCACCGAAGCGGGCGAACGCCTGCTGCTGACCCTGGCGCCGCGCTTCGAGGAGATCGAGGCGGAGCTGGCGGCGCTCAGCGACTTCCGCGACAAGCCGGTCGGCACCCTGCGCATCACCGCCGCCGAGCATGCCGCGACCACGGTGCTCTGGCCGAAGCTCGTGCAGGTGCTGCCGCAGTACCCGGACATCAAGGTGGAAGTGAACATCGACTACGGCCTCACCGACATCGCCGCGCAGCGCTTCGATGCCGGCGTGCGCCTGGGCGACCAGGTGGCCAAGGACATGATCGCCGTGCGCATCGCCCCGGACCTGCGCATGGCCGTGGTAGCCAGCCCCGAGTACCTGAAGGCTCACGGCCGGCCGGAAACCGTGCAGGCACTGGCCGAGCACGCCTGCATCAACCTGCGCCTGCCGACCTACGGCGGGCTGATGGCCTGGGAGTTCGAGCGCGATGGCCATGAGGTGAAGGCGCGGGTGGACGGGCAGCTGGTGTTCAACAGCAGCCCGCACATCCTGCGCGCGGCGCTGGCTGGTTTCGGCCTGGCCTACCTGCCGGAGGACATGGTGCTCGAGGCGGAAGCGGCGGGGCAGCTCGAACGGGTGCTCGACGACTGGTGCCCGACCTTCCCCGGCTACCACCTCTATTACCCGAGCCGGCGCCAGTCCTCGCGCGCCCTGGCGGTGCTGGTCGAGGCGCTGCGCTACCGCCCGTGA
- a CDS encoding aldo/keto reductase, with the protein MEYRYLGHSALKVSPLCLGAMMFGGETDEATAARIIAKAHEQGVNFIDTADVYHAGRSEEIVGRAIAANRDDWVIASKFGYAFGQGPNQQGQSRKWIYQSVEASLKRLGSDYLDIVYFHRSLNDAPLEEGLRAVGELIRQGKVRYYGLSNFRGWRIAEVVRLADQLGIDRPVASEPLYNLVDRTAEVEQLPAAGHYGIGVVPYSPLARGVLTGKYQPDAAPPADSRVGRGDKRIQQTEWRPESLHVAQRIAEHAAARGTASAAFALAWVLNNRLVSSAIAGPRTEAHWDGYMEALQVKLDAADEALVDSLVPPGHASTPGYSDPAYPIEGRLPR; encoded by the coding sequence ATGGAATACCGCTATCTGGGCCACAGCGCCCTCAAGGTGTCGCCCCTGTGCCTGGGCGCGATGATGTTCGGCGGCGAGACCGACGAAGCCACGGCCGCGCGCATCATCGCCAAGGCCCATGAGCAGGGCGTCAACTTCATCGACACTGCCGACGTCTACCATGCCGGCCGCTCCGAGGAGATCGTCGGCCGCGCCATCGCCGCGAACCGCGACGACTGGGTGATCGCCAGCAAGTTCGGCTACGCCTTCGGCCAGGGCCCCAACCAGCAGGGCCAGTCGCGCAAGTGGATCTATCAATCGGTGGAGGCCAGCCTCAAGCGCCTGGGCAGCGACTACCTGGACATCGTCTACTTCCACCGCTCGCTGAACGACGCGCCGCTGGAGGAAGGCCTGCGCGCCGTCGGCGAGCTGATCCGCCAGGGCAAGGTGCGCTACTACGGGCTGTCCAACTTCCGTGGCTGGCGCATCGCCGAGGTGGTGCGCCTGGCCGACCAGCTGGGCATCGACCGCCCGGTGGCCAGCGAGCCGCTGTACAACCTGGTGGACCGCACGGCCGAGGTCGAGCAGTTGCCGGCTGCCGGGCACTACGGCATCGGCGTGGTGCCCTACAGCCCACTGGCGCGCGGCGTGCTCACCGGCAAGTACCAGCCTGATGCCGCACCGCCCGCCGACTCCCGCGTCGGCCGTGGCGACAAGCGTATCCAGCAGACCGAATGGCGCCCCGAGTCGCTGCACGTTGCTCAGCGCATCGCCGAGCATGCGGCGGCGCGCGGCACTGCCTCGGCGGCCTTCGCCCTCGCCTGGGTGCTGAACAATCGCCTGGTCAGCTCGGCCATTGCCGGGCCGCGCACCGAGGCGCACTGGGACGGCTACATGGAGGCGCTGCAGGTGAAGCTGGACGCCGCCGACGAAGCCCTGGTCGACAGCCTGGTGCCGCCGGGCCATGCCTCGACACCGGGCTACTCCGACCCGGCCTATCCCATCGAAGGACGTCTGCCGCGCTAA